One Clostridia bacterium DNA window includes the following coding sequences:
- a CDS encoding NADH peroxidase: protein MKKFVCQICGYVYEGNEAPDTCPQCKASKEKFVEQQGGALVWADEHRIGVAKDVDPEIIEGLRANFMGECTEVGMYLAMSRQADREGYPEVAEAYRRIAFEEAEHAAKFAELLGEVVYADTKKNLQARVEAEYGACQGKKDLAAKAKQLGLDAIHDTVHEMCKDEARHGQAFKGLLERYFK, encoded by the coding sequence ATGAAGAAATTTGTTTGTCAAATCTGCGGTTATGTTTATGAGGGCAATGAAGCGCCGGATACCTGCCCACAGTGCAAGGCTTCCAAGGAGAAGTTCGTAGAACAGCAAGGGGGAGCTTTGGTTTGGGCAGATGAACATAGAATTGGTGTGGCCAAAGACGTGGATCCGGAGATTATCGAGGGACTGCGGGCCAACTTCATGGGTGAGTGCACGGAAGTAGGGATGTATTTGGCTATGAGCCGCCAGGCTGACCGGGAGGGTTATCCCGAGGTGGCGGAAGCTTACCGGAGGATCGCTTTCGAAGAAGCAGAGCACGCGGCCAAGTTTGCCGAACTGTTGGGGGAAGTGGTCTACGCCGATACCAAGAAGAACCTGCAAGCCAGGGTGGAAGCCGAATACGGGGCTTGCCAGGGTAAGAAGGACCTGGCAGCCAAAGCGAAACAGCTCGGTTTGGATGCCATTCACGATACGGTCCATGAAATGTGCAAAGACGAGGCCCGGCACGGCCAAGCCTTCAAAGGGCTCTTGGAGAGATATTTCAAGTAA
- a CDS encoding phage holin family protein, producing MLVGWLLPGISVNGFMGALLAAVVIAVLGYLAELILGEKISPQSRGIVGFIVAAVVIYLAQFIVPNYLSVNILGALLAALVIGVIDAFVPTELR from the coding sequence ATGCTGGTAGGTTGGCTCTTACCTGGCATTTCCGTCAACGGTTTCATGGGTGCACTCTTGGCTGCTGTGGTCATTGCTGTCTTAGGTTACCTGGCTGAACTGATTCTAGGCGAAAAAATCTCACCCCAAAGTAGGGGCATTGTCGGCTTTATCGTGGCAGCGGTAGTCATCTATTTGGCCCAGTTCATCGTGCCCAATTATCTCAGCGTTAATATTCTGGGTGCTTTGCTGGCCGCCCTGGTCATCGGTGTCATCGACGCCTTTGTACCTACGGAGCTGCGTTAA
- the rpsT gene encoding 30S ribosomal protein S20, giving the protein MANIKSSIKRIEIARKRTRINAARKSMMKTAIKRFEQSLASGEPERIQATFKHAIKTIDKMASKGLIHKNNAARKKSALYRKLNQTKQAIS; this is encoded by the coding sequence GTGGCTAATATAAAATCCTCGATCAAAAGAATCGAAATCGCTAGGAAACGTACCCGCATCAACGCTGCCCGCAAGTCGATGATGAAAACGGCAATCAAGCGTTTCGAGCAGAGCCTGGCTTCCGGCGAGCCTGAAAGAATACAAGCCACCTTTAAGCATGCCATTAAGACCATTGACAAAATGGCATCCAAGGGCTTAATCCATAAAAACAATGCCGCCAGAAAGAAATCCGCCCTGTACAGGAAGCTCAATCAAACCAAGCAAGCAATCAGTTAA
- the holA gene encoding DNA polymerase III subunit delta yields the protein MQDFRKILADIRRGRIAPVYLLAGEGAYFKEQVLYCLEEKLLENGADDVNYEVFDGEAVLLSTVLESAWLVPMFGAKRLVVVKNAPWFDGKGTGKETAGSKEADELLLSYLQEPSPTTCLVFLTASNPDKRKKVYKELAAKGVVWESRPLAGTALKDFVKDWLAGRGKNISPAALEHIVTRDQGDLGLLVQELEKLVLYLGDKGEVGPEDVEAIMSFPEQYSIFALTDAVGAKESAAALWHLRAMLRTGEQPLMILGMLARQFRLILYGQALAEEGYSQENIARQMQVHPYAVKKALAQSRYYRRQELIEALAKLLDVDVAIKRGQGEPANLLEQVILELCS from the coding sequence ATGCAAGATTTCCGGAAAATCCTGGCGGATATCCGCCGGGGGCGCATCGCCCCGGTGTATTTGCTGGCCGGTGAGGGCGCCTACTTTAAAGAACAGGTTTTATATTGTTTGGAAGAAAAGCTGCTGGAGAACGGTGCCGACGACGTCAATTATGAGGTCTTTGACGGGGAGGCGGTGCTTTTATCTACCGTCTTGGAAAGCGCTTGGCTGGTGCCGATGTTTGGGGCAAAAAGACTGGTGGTAGTGAAAAATGCTCCCTGGTTTGACGGTAAGGGCACCGGCAAGGAAACGGCGGGTAGTAAAGAAGCGGATGAACTCTTATTGTCCTACCTGCAGGAACCTTCACCCACTACTTGCCTGGTGTTTTTGACGGCGAGTAACCCGGATAAGCGCAAGAAGGTTTACAAAGAACTGGCCGCCAAGGGAGTGGTCTGGGAAAGCCGGCCGCTGGCCGGCACGGCCTTAAAAGATTTCGTGAAAGACTGGTTGGCGGGGCGGGGTAAGAATATTTCGCCCGCAGCCCTGGAGCACATTGTGACCCGGGACCAGGGCGACTTGGGGCTGCTGGTGCAGGAGTTGGAAAAACTGGTTCTATACCTGGGCGACAAGGGAGAAGTGGGGCCGGAAGATGTGGAAGCGATTATGAGTTTTCCGGAGCAGTACAGTATCTTTGCTTTGACCGATGCCGTAGGGGCTAAAGAAAGCGCCGCCGCCCTCTGGCATTTGCGAGCCATGCTGCGCACCGGGGAACAGCCCTTGATGATTCTAGGCATGCTGGCCCGCCAGTTCCGGCTCATCCTCTACGGACAAGCCCTGGCGGAGGAAGGTTATTCCCAGGAAAACATAGCCCGGCAGATGCAAGTGCATCCTTATGCCGTGAAGAAAGCACTGGCCCAGAGCAGGTACTACCGCCGGCAGGAATTGATTGAAGCTTTGGCCAAGCTGCTGGACGTTGATGTGGCCATCAAGCGAGGCCAAGGGGAACCGGCGAACCTGCTGGAGCAGGTCATCCTGGAATTATGTTCATAA
- a CDS encoding purine/pyrimidine permease, with the protein MSKIRLHYQWDDHPPLGETLLYGLQWFIITVPIVIIIGRVAAELHGSQAVFQVGYLQKLFFLTGAVSLVQLFWGHRLPVITGPATVLLIGIMASQGEDYHEVYSAIMTGGFLLMLVSITGFFGYLRRLFTPRVVATVLILIAITLTPMMIDLITGSGEDDGFSRFLFALVFVFAMFVANRYLTGIWKATLILWAIISGSALHAWLFPPESAGTPAGFPLAAGFMDSFGFQFSLNPGLVLSFLFCFLALAVNDLGSIQAVGEIVRPDHLEKRITRGIAVSGLGNTLAGLLGVPGPVNFSLTPGVIAATGCASRHTLTPMALGLIVLSFLPRTIAFMSRIPLLITGSTVLYIMCSQIAAGLTVCAGAAEEFKLEHGLVMGFPILLSIIVSFLPEHTVADFPALLKPVLSNGFAAGVFTVLIMEHIIFRSPRTIRPRQ; encoded by the coding sequence TTGAGCAAGATTCGCTTACATTATCAATGGGATGACCACCCGCCTTTGGGTGAGACCCTCCTGTACGGATTGCAGTGGTTCATCATCACGGTCCCCATCGTGATTATCATCGGTCGGGTGGCGGCGGAACTCCACGGGTCCCAAGCAGTCTTTCAAGTCGGTTACCTCCAAAAACTGTTTTTCCTCACGGGAGCAGTTAGCCTGGTACAGCTTTTCTGGGGACACCGCCTGCCGGTAATCACCGGGCCGGCTACTGTGCTCCTGATCGGCATTATGGCCAGTCAGGGGGAAGACTATCACGAGGTCTATTCCGCCATCATGACCGGGGGCTTCTTGCTCATGCTGGTCAGTATCACCGGGTTTTTCGGGTACTTGCGCCGGCTCTTTACTCCCCGGGTGGTGGCCACGGTACTGATCCTGATCGCCATCACCCTTACCCCGATGATGATTGACCTGATTACCGGAAGCGGTGAGGACGACGGGTTTTCCCGCTTCCTCTTTGCCCTGGTTTTCGTCTTCGCCATGTTCGTCGCCAATCGCTACTTGACCGGCATCTGGAAAGCAACCTTGATCTTGTGGGCCATAATCTCCGGTTCCGCTCTTCATGCCTGGCTCTTTCCCCCGGAATCCGCCGGCACACCGGCCGGATTCCCCTTGGCCGCCGGCTTTATGGACAGCTTCGGTTTTCAATTTTCCCTTAATCCGGGCCTGGTCCTGTCCTTTTTGTTTTGCTTCCTGGCCCTGGCCGTAAACGATCTAGGCTCCATCCAAGCGGTGGGAGAAATTGTCCGGCCGGATCACCTGGAAAAGAGAATCACCAGGGGCATTGCCGTCTCCGGCCTGGGTAACACCCTGGCGGGCCTCCTCGGGGTGCCGGGACCGGTCAACTTTTCCCTTACCCCGGGGGTGATTGCCGCCACCGGCTGCGCTTCCCGGCATACCCTGACACCTATGGCCTTGGGATTGATTGTTTTGTCCTTTCTCCCCCGTACCATTGCCTTCATGAGCCGGATTCCCCTCTTAATCACCGGCAGCACCGTTTTGTATATTATGTGTTCCCAAATCGCGGCAGGATTAACCGTTTGCGCCGGCGCCGCGGAGGAGTTCAAACTGGAGCATGGACTGGTGATGGGATTCCCTATCTTGTTAAGCATCATCGTTTCCTTTTTACCCGAACATACCGTGGCGGATTTTCCCGCCCTCCTGAAGCCTGTATTGAGCAACGGCTTCGCCGCCGGCGTTTTCACCGTGTTGATCATGGAACACATTATTTTCCGCTCGCCTAGAACTATTCGACCCCGGCAATAA
- a CDS encoding DNA internalization-related competence protein ComEC/Rec2, with protein sequence MVFVTGLYAVGILTAHWIKMPVLWWLGLFTGAFLFWCLGSRRPEKNTGWLLLVAFFCLGGLAYQLKTDYQHRLLASLPLDRESQVTGRIVSEPASYPTRTLYTLQLPQGAKIQLVVRGEERAFLQPGDVIKARGFLARPRQARNPGEFDYRAYLWQLGIVAELSAEPESITVLERDALHWRNLIYQAKTVFLNRVDESMSTRAGAVARALIFGDKTALEKDLKEMFLTLGIMHLMAVSGLHVGFLLVLTKWLQKLLGLGPVVYFWLALGLVGFYCAATGFAPSVLRASLMAAVVLLGDVLKKEKDFYTGIAAAALIILLYNPFYLFHSGFQLSFLAAWGIVYFSPLVSALLPRTLPWREVLVIPLAAGIAVLPVTAYYFNLFSLMGIFANVVIVPLAGLVVILGLVAFFASLVSGALAGFMLLAAGALVEGIVRLCTPLEALPFSAFVVATPAPAAIISYYLVGMLVRELAVREDFRAGLRPYGKAALVGGGLLVSAVFLWQQNTPRPLEIVFLDVGQGDAIVIHTPGGRTVLVDGGGTPAWHQSDFRVGREVVVPYLHRRGIKKVDLMISTHPDTDHLQGLEDVLAELDAGTVIIPPGQLFGNGYDQLLQLAAMKRVPVREVMAGDRLILERGMEIRVWNPPGRSPVFTSAPDNNHSLVLQIKYGTAGIWLTGDIEVEGLQRLLRQGHFGPVHVFKAPHHGSHTGYYEPFLDEINPVAVVLSVGRNSYGHPSPRLVRYWEERGVDIYRTDEHGAVIVSTDGQKMQITPFIAGVE encoded by the coding sequence TTGGTATTTGTAACCGGGCTCTATGCCGTGGGCATCTTAACCGCCCACTGGATCAAAATGCCCGTGCTCTGGTGGCTGGGTTTGTTCACCGGGGCTTTTCTTTTTTGGTGCCTGGGCAGCCGCCGGCCGGAGAAAAATACCGGCTGGCTTTTGCTGGTGGCTTTCTTTTGCCTGGGCGGCTTGGCTTACCAGCTAAAAACGGATTACCAGCACCGTCTCTTAGCTTCCCTGCCCTTAGACCGGGAGTCACAGGTGACGGGCCGGATCGTTTCTGAACCTGCTTCTTATCCCACCAGGACTCTCTATACGCTTCAATTACCCCAGGGGGCGAAAATACAGCTGGTAGTGAGGGGAGAAGAGCGGGCGTTTTTGCAGCCGGGAGACGTGATCAAAGCCCGTGGTTTCTTGGCCAGGCCAAGACAAGCCCGGAACCCGGGGGAATTTGATTACCGCGCTTATCTCTGGCAGCTGGGGATCGTAGCCGAGTTATCAGCTGAACCGGAAAGCATCACTGTTTTGGAAAGGGACGCTCTCCACTGGCGAAACCTGATCTATCAAGCCAAGACGGTTTTCTTAAACAGAGTTGATGAAAGCATGTCTACCCGGGCCGGGGCCGTCGCCAGGGCTTTGATTTTTGGGGACAAAACGGCCTTGGAAAAGGACCTGAAGGAGATGTTTCTCACCCTGGGCATCATGCACTTGATGGCCGTCTCTGGCCTGCATGTGGGCTTCCTGCTGGTCCTGACCAAATGGCTGCAAAAACTGTTGGGTCTTGGCCCGGTAGTGTATTTCTGGCTGGCCCTGGGGCTGGTTGGTTTCTATTGCGCGGCCACCGGGTTTGCTCCTTCCGTGCTGCGAGCTTCTTTGATGGCTGCCGTGGTACTGCTCGGGGATGTCCTGAAAAAAGAAAAGGATTTTTATACCGGCATTGCCGCCGCTGCTTTGATCATCCTGTTGTATAATCCTTTCTATCTTTTTCACAGCGGTTTCCAGCTTTCCTTTTTGGCGGCTTGGGGGATTGTCTACTTTAGTCCCCTGGTGAGCGCCTTGCTGCCCCGCACCCTGCCCTGGCGCGAAGTGCTGGTTATCCCGCTGGCGGCCGGGATTGCCGTTTTGCCGGTGACGGCTTATTACTTCAACCTTTTTTCTCTCATGGGCATTTTCGCCAATGTGGTGATTGTGCCCCTGGCCGGCCTGGTGGTGATCCTGGGCCTGGTGGCGTTCTTCGCGTCGCTGGTTTCCGGCGCCCTGGCCGGTTTCATGCTTTTAGCCGCCGGGGCCCTGGTGGAAGGGATCGTCCGGTTATGTACCCCATTGGAAGCCCTGCCTTTTAGTGCTTTTGTGGTGGCTACCCCGGCCCCGGCTGCTATAATCAGCTATTACCTGGTGGGTATGCTGGTGCGGGAACTGGCGGTGCGCGAGGATTTCCGCGCCGGGCTGCGGCCTTACGGTAAGGCGGCCCTGGTGGGCGGCGGCCTGCTGGTAAGCGCTGTGTTTCTCTGGCAGCAAAACACGCCTCGCCCGTTAGAAATCGTTTTTCTCGACGTGGGACAGGGAGACGCTATTGTCATCCATACCCCCGGGGGCCGAACCGTGCTGGTGGACGGAGGGGGCACCCCGGCCTGGCACCAAAGCGATTTCCGGGTCGGCCGGGAAGTGGTGGTACCATACTTGCACAGGCGGGGTATCAAGAAAGTAGACCTCATGATCAGTACCCACCCGGATACGGACCACCTGCAGGGGTTGGAGGACGTGCTGGCGGAACTGGACGCCGGGACCGTCATCATCCCGCCCGGGCAGCTTTTTGGGAACGGTTACGACCAACTGCTGCAGTTGGCGGCCATGAAACGGGTACCGGTCCGGGAAGTAATGGCCGGGGACAGGCTCATCCTGGAGAGGGGCATGGAGATCAGGGTGTGGAATCCCCCGGGCCGTTCTCCCGTTTTCACTTCAGCTCCGGATAACAATCATTCTTTGGTTTTACAAATCAAGTACGGTACAGCCGGGATCTGGCTCACCGGTGACATCGAGGTGGAAGGACTCCAGCGCTTACTCCGGCAGGGGCATTTTGGCCCTGTGCACGTGTTTAAAGCGCCTCATCACGGCAGCCACACCGGCTACTATGAGCCCTTCCTGGACGAAATCAACCCGGTGGCGGTGGTCCTGTCGGTGGGCCGCAACAGCTATGGCCATCCTTCACCCCGGCTGGTCCGCTATTGGGAGGAGAGAGGAGTGGACATCTACCGTACCGATGAGCACGGCGCCGTCATTGTGAGCACCGATGGGCAAAAGATGCAAATAACCCCTTTTATTGCCGGGGTCGAATAG
- a CDS encoding ComEA family DNA-binding protein translates to MFGLSRQVQQALAVLLFILAFGLGVMYTRWQQDPAGESVFLLETGDTQAAVQVREEPAPELKVHVAGAVLRPGVYAFREKSRVEDVLALAQPLPEADLDAINLAAYLKDEQRIYVPFRNDGAGGTGVPGSKGNQPAGETGKVNINTAGREELMTLPGIGPALAQRIIDYRNNHGPFRSLDELKNVSGIGEKRYQDLVPLITH, encoded by the coding sequence GTGTTTGGGCTGTCCCGCCAGGTACAGCAAGCTCTAGCCGTTTTACTCTTCATCTTGGCTTTCGGCTTAGGGGTGATGTACACCCGCTGGCAGCAGGATCCGGCAGGGGAAAGCGTTTTCTTGCTGGAAACGGGGGATACCCAGGCGGCCGTGCAGGTCCGGGAGGAACCGGCACCGGAATTGAAGGTCCATGTGGCCGGGGCGGTTTTGCGCCCGGGGGTCTATGCTTTCCGGGAAAAGAGCCGGGTGGAAGATGTACTGGCCTTAGCCCAGCCGTTGCCGGAAGCGGATCTGGACGCCATTAACCTGGCCGCTTATTTAAAAGATGAACAGCGGATCTACGTTCCTTTCCGGAATGACGGTGCCGGGGGAACCGGGGTACCGGGTTCGAAGGGGAATCAACCGGCAGGGGAAACCGGAAAAGTCAATATCAATACCGCCGGTCGGGAGGAATTGATGACCCTTCCCGGCATCGGCCCGGCCCTGGCCCAGAGAATCATTGATTACAGGAATAATCACGGACCCTTCCGGTCCTTGGATGAATTGAAAAATGTCTCCGGCATCGGGGAAAAGAGATATCAAGACCTGGTACCGTTGATTACTCATTGA
- a CDS encoding leucine--tRNA ligase → MQERYDFSQIEPKWQGYWEEKGMYQVDEDPGKKKYYVLEMFPYPSGNLHMGHVRNYSIGDVVARFKMMQGYNVLHPMGWDAFGLPAENAAIQHGIPASIWTRKNIANMKRQLKSMGISYDWRREVATCNPDYYKWTQWLFLQFYKRGLVFKKKAAVNWCPSCATVLANEQVVDGKCERCDSVVDKKELEQWFFKITDYADELLRDLEKLPGWPEKVKTMQFNWIGRSEGAEICFRTEAGHDLTVFTTRPDTVYGVTYMVLAPEHPLVAELVAGTPYEGPVKEFVQRVRKMSSIERAEQEKEGLFTGAYAVNPLNNERIPIWVANYVLMDYGTGIVMGVPAHDQRDFEFARKYNLPIRIVVQPEGADLQPDEMTEAFPAEGFLVNSGPFNGLDNKTAIAKITEYVEQQGLGRFQVQYRLRDWLISRQRYWGTPIPIIYCDQCGVVPVPEEDLPVILPEDVQFKPTGESPLKSMPEFTGCQCPQCGQKAVRETETMDTFVDSSWYFLRYCDANNDGEVFDKEKAGYWMNVDQYIGGVEHAILHLMYARFFTKVLRDLGLTTCDEPFQNLLTQGMVLKDGSKMSKSKGNVVSPEEIIKKYGADTARLFILFAAPPERDLEWSDQGVEGCFRFLNRVWRLVYGYHRQVQMVAPKDEALDEADKELRRMIHLTVKKVTEDIDKRFNFNTAISAVMELVHSLHDYRDQKAGGQENLPLVRFGLERLVLLLAPFAPHITEELWHALGNEDSVHLQSWPAYDEKALEQDRVEVAVQINGKVRARMSLPKDMPEEELKPVVLAEKRVQDFVAGKDIIKFVVVPNKLISIVVK, encoded by the coding sequence ATGCAGGAACGGTATGATTTTTCGCAAATAGAGCCGAAATGGCAAGGATACTGGGAAGAAAAAGGCATGTACCAGGTAGACGAGGATCCCGGTAAAAAGAAATATTATGTACTGGAAATGTTCCCTTACCCGTCGGGGAATTTACATATGGGCCATGTGCGCAATTATTCTATCGGTGACGTGGTGGCTCGCTTTAAGATGATGCAGGGTTATAACGTGCTGCACCCCATGGGGTGGGACGCTTTCGGGCTGCCGGCGGAAAACGCCGCCATCCAGCACGGGATTCCGGCCAGTATTTGGACCCGGAAGAATATCGCCAACATGAAACGGCAGTTGAAATCCATGGGGATTAGCTATGACTGGCGCCGCGAGGTAGCCACCTGTAATCCTGATTATTACAAGTGGACCCAATGGCTGTTCTTGCAGTTTTACAAACGCGGGCTGGTCTTCAAGAAAAAGGCCGCCGTCAACTGGTGCCCTTCCTGCGCTACGGTGCTCGCCAACGAACAGGTGGTGGACGGGAAATGTGAACGGTGTGACTCCGTAGTGGACAAGAAGGAACTGGAGCAGTGGTTCTTCAAGATCACGGACTATGCCGATGAACTGCTCCGGGATTTGGAAAAACTGCCCGGCTGGCCGGAGAAAGTCAAAACCATGCAGTTTAACTGGATCGGCCGCAGTGAGGGGGCGGAAATCTGCTTCAGAACCGAGGCCGGGCATGATTTGACCGTTTTCACCACACGGCCCGACACCGTCTATGGGGTTACTTACATGGTGCTGGCCCCCGAACACCCCCTGGTGGCGGAACTGGTAGCGGGTACTCCCTATGAAGGTCCGGTGAAGGAGTTTGTCCAGCGGGTAAGAAAGATGTCCAGCATTGAGCGGGCCGAGCAGGAGAAGGAAGGTTTGTTCACCGGGGCGTATGCCGTTAACCCGCTAAACAACGAGCGCATTCCCATTTGGGTGGCCAATTATGTATTGATGGATTACGGTACCGGTATCGTCATGGGCGTGCCGGCCCACGACCAGCGGGATTTCGAGTTTGCCAGGAAATACAACCTGCCCATTCGCATTGTGGTGCAGCCGGAAGGAGCAGACCTGCAGCCGGACGAAATGACGGAAGCGTTCCCGGCGGAAGGCTTCCTGGTGAATTCCGGTCCTTTTAACGGCCTGGACAATAAAACGGCTATTGCCAAGATCACTGAATACGTTGAACAGCAGGGACTGGGACGTTTTCAAGTGCAGTACCGGCTGCGGGACTGGTTGATTTCCAGGCAGCGTTACTGGGGCACCCCCATCCCCATCATTTATTGTGATCAATGCGGTGTAGTGCCGGTGCCGGAAGAAGACCTGCCGGTGATCCTGCCGGAGGACGTGCAGTTTAAGCCCACGGGGGAATCTCCCTTAAAATCCATGCCGGAATTCACCGGTTGTCAATGCCCGCAGTGCGGTCAAAAGGCCGTGCGGGAGACGGAGACCATGGATACTTTTGTGGACTCCTCCTGGTACTTCTTGCGCTACTGCGATGCCAACAATGACGGGGAAGTCTTTGACAAGGAGAAAGCCGGTTACTGGATGAATGTGGACCAGTATATCGGCGGGGTGGAACACGCCATTCTCCACTTGATGTATGCCAGGTTTTTCACCAAAGTGCTGCGGGATTTGGGCTTGACCACATGTGATGAACCTTTCCAGAATCTCTTGACCCAGGGCATGGTGCTGAAAGACGGCTCCAAGATGTCCAAGTCCAAAGGAAACGTGGTCAGCCCGGAAGAAATCATCAAGAAATACGGTGCCGATACGGCCCGGCTGTTTATCCTGTTTGCGGCGCCTCCGGAAAGAGACTTGGAGTGGAGCGATCAGGGGGTGGAGGGCTGCTTCCGCTTCCTGAACCGGGTCTGGCGTTTGGTGTACGGCTACCACCGGCAGGTGCAAATGGTGGCACCTAAGGACGAAGCCCTGGATGAAGCGGACAAGGAACTGCGCCGCATGATTCACCTGACGGTGAAGAAAGTCACGGAGGATATTGATAAGCGGTTTAATTTCAACACCGCCATCAGCGCCGTCATGGAACTGGTCCACAGCCTGCACGATTACAGGGACCAGAAGGCCGGCGGGCAAGAAAACCTACCGCTGGTCCGGTTTGGCTTGGAACGGCTGGTATTGCTGCTGGCTCCTTTTGCCCCTCACATTACGGAAGAGCTCTGGCATGCATTAGGTAACGAAGACAGTGTCCACCTGCAGAGCTGGCCTGCCTACGATGAAAAAGCCCTGGAGCAAGACCGGGTGGAGGTGGCTGTCCAGATTAACGGTAAGGTGCGGGCCAGGATGAGCTTGCCGAAGGACATGCCGGAAGAAGAACTGAAACCCGTCGTGCTGGCGGAAAAACGGGTGCAGGATTTCGTCGCCGGCAAGGACATCATCAAATTCGTGGTGGTGCCGAACAAACTCATCAGCATCGTAGTGAAATAG
- the rsfS gene encoding ribosome silencing factor → MQDTRDILKLVAETLQEKKGSDIMILEVKDLTLITDYFVIATGNSRIQVQALARHVEEKLEEQGIRPFRVEGLQEAQWVLMDYGTVVVHIFLPEQRQYYNLERLWGDARVITDLIDPV, encoded by the coding sequence TTGCAGGATACCCGTGATATACTGAAGTTGGTGGCAGAGACTCTGCAAGAGAAGAAAGGATCTGACATCATGATCCTTGAAGTAAAAGACCTCACCTTGATCACCGATTATTTTGTGATTGCCACCGGTAATTCCCGCATCCAGGTGCAGGCCCTCGCCAGGCATGTGGAAGAGAAATTGGAAGAGCAGGGGATAAGGCCTTTCCGCGTTGAAGGTTTGCAGGAGGCCCAGTGGGTCCTGATGGATTACGGTACCGTGGTGGTGCATATATTCCTGCCGGAACAGAGGCAGTATTATAATTTGGAAAGGTTATGGGGAGACGCCAGAGTAATCACAGACCTCATAGACCCTGTTTAG
- a CDS encoding HD domain-containing protein, producing MKAFRHYAARLAGKLTPKRYRHSLAVAQTALALARTHQVQPGLAYLAGLLHDYARDLPNHLLVEVAKTAGLPPDPMKDAVPELWHGSVGAFLVEKELGLKHPALLQAIKDHILGSPAMTDLDKVVFLADMIEPHRDFPGVEVLRDLAFRNLDEAMLAAFDQSIRYLLTKRSPIHPLMIDARNGLLVTLNTEGR from the coding sequence ATGAAGGCATTCCGTCACTATGCCGCTCGACTGGCGGGAAAACTCACCCCCAAAAGGTACCGGCACTCCCTGGCGGTGGCGCAAACGGCCCTGGCCCTGGCCAGAACCCATCAGGTGCAACCCGGTCTTGCGTACCTGGCCGGTTTGCTGCATGATTATGCCAGGGACCTGCCCAATCACCTCCTCGTCGAAGTGGCGAAGACCGCGGGGCTTCCGCCGGATCCCATGAAGGATGCCGTTCCGGAACTATGGCACGGCAGCGTGGGGGCCTTCCTGGTGGAAAAGGAATTGGGTTTAAAGCACCCGGCCTTGCTGCAGGCTATCAAGGACCATATTTTAGGATCTCCGGCGATGACTGATTTGGATAAAGTGGTTTTTTTGGCCGACATGATTGAACCCCACCGGGATTTCCCCGGGGTGGAGGTGCTCCGCGACCTGGCCTTTAGAAACTTGGATGAGGCGATGCTGGCGGCTTTTGATCAATCCATCAGGTACCTGTTGACCAAGAGGTCTCCAATTCACCCGTTGATGATAGATGCCAGAAACGGTCTTTTAGTGACGCTGAACACTGAAGGGAGATGA
- a CDS encoding nicotinate-nucleotide adenylyltransferase, which yields MKRIGIMGGTFDPIHYGHLVTAEAALHAYGLEEVVFVPSGKPPHKKDYHVTEAEHRYLMTILAVATNARFHVSRLEIDRTGYSYTIDTIKDFRGLYGPQTELYFITGADAILEILTWKNVQHLPELCQFIAATRPGFDLKALDRVFSELPELEGRLHLLEVPALAISSSDIRQRVREGRPIKYLLPETVEHYIYKKGLYRQDHGLDREER from the coding sequence ATGAAAAGGATTGGGATCATGGGGGGGACCTTTGATCCCATCCACTATGGGCACCTGGTCACGGCAGAAGCGGCTCTGCATGCTTATGGCCTGGAGGAAGTGGTGTTTGTGCCCTCGGGGAAGCCCCCGCACAAAAAGGATTACCATGTGACGGAGGCAGAACACCGTTATCTCATGACCATTTTGGCCGTGGCCACCAATGCCCGTTTTCATGTTTCCCGCCTGGAAATCGACCGGACAGGCTATTCCTACACCATTGACACTATCAAAGACTTCCGGGGGCTTTACGGCCCGCAGACGGAACTGTATTTCATCACCGGAGCGGATGCCATCTTGGAAATTCTCACCTGGAAAAACGTGCAGCATTTGCCGGAGCTGTGCCAGTTCATTGCCGCCACCCGTCCGGGGTTTGACTTGAAGGCGTTAGATAGAGTTTTCTCGGAGCTGCCGGAACTGGAGGGCAGGCTCCACCTGCTGGAAGTGCCTGCGCTGGCCATCTCTTCTTCAGACATCAGGCAGCGGGTGAGGGAAGGAAGGCCCATTAAATATCTCCTGCCGGAAACGGTGGAACACTATATATACAAAAAGGGCCTGTATCGACAGGACCATGGTCTGGACAGGGAGGAAAGATGA